A stretch of Brassica napus cultivar Da-Ae chromosome C6, Da-Ae, whole genome shotgun sequence DNA encodes these proteins:
- the LOC106392597 gene encoding agamous-like MADS-box protein AGL97 — translation MVKGGTKRKPEMKKITNKASRATTFSKRRDGLYSKAAQLCVLSDAQIAILATPSSSNSNASFFSFGHFSVESVVSAYLSGQRLTPVSSSRDTREDLGICMARKDLGLGFWWEDDKLVNSKNPKELMEAMESMEVLMSHLKRLEDQTLTTTVDEDKVEISPDLDEWSDMDLNQLLEDCDDVPVPPPVVCNTDKEEGQNVSEKTCNNNSNSVSSSLPAAAEKSLEEATMDLDFDSIFEGLISYDDEDLFWSDELLSM, via the coding sequence atggtgAAAGGAGGTACGAAGAGGAAGCCTGAGATGAAGAAGATCACAAACAAAGCTTCGCGTGCCACAACTTTTTCGAAACGCAGAGACGGTCTCTACAGTAAAGCGGCTCAGCTTTGTGTTCTCTCCGACGCTCAAATCGCTATCTTAGCGACACCGTCTTCTTCGAACTCCAACGCTTCTTTCTTCTCGTTTGGTCACTTCTCCGTTGAGTCCGTCGTCTCGGCTTATCTCTCCGGACAGAGACTTACTCCTGTTTCATCATCGCGTGACACGAGAGAAGACCTCGGTATATGCATGGCTCGCAAGGatctagggttagggttttggTGGGAGGACGACAAGCTTGTCAACTCGAAGAATCCGAAAGAGCTTATGGAAGCGATGGAGTCCATGGAAGTACTAATGAGCCATCTCAAGCGATTGGAGGATCAAACCCTAACAACAACGGTCGACGAGGACAAGGTTGAGATTTCACCTGACTTGGATGAATGGAGTGATATGGACCTTAATCAACTCCTCGAAGACTGTGATGATGTACCAGTACCACCACCTGTTGTTTGCAACACTGACAAAGAAGAGGGTCAGAACGTATCTGAGAAAACctgcaacaacaacagcaactCTGTCTCATCATCATTACCGGCTGCAGCTGAAAAAAGCTTGGAAGAAGCGACGATGGATCTTGATTTCGATAGTATTTTTGAAGGTCTGATATCCTATGATGATGAGGATCTCTTCTGGTCTGATGAGTTATTGTCCATGTAA
- the LOC106404428 gene encoding uncharacterized protein LOC106404428, protein MEGDCEDLVTSAAVPDWSISELDIPQISEDSVDQVVEIRRDLDLYKALLCFRIYHSASFNFVFACQGNMASRRSNPRDSDRMRTRTGSVNVERIRSGDVSEALTEVLREETRLPRASTQEVKDLEGEKSAACVKSSSPTGSEGRDRPPKKAKTNGSYHRLGVSGEAAVAKPFHWRFSHSKDFPITEDPDSVAHLVRHFKPDGCPLPSLRNMTEREAYVKMAVAHAKAMEANNEFTATLEKHLQDVPRSDELYEIKKVVRELKLGLKMAQDRERANAAQLAAAEKLGNQTASLEARLRVVSNERKSALKQVSFLEVKVESSANKFSNDFRRATYNAKKALVDSYLDVLVSLKEKWEKKKAATDCEARLWEDMANIDLLKEIMNNNLLGSVELLRLRTKEVELGSELDVMAISDFSVGKLDLP, encoded by the exons ATGGAAGGGGATTGTGAGGATCTCGTTACTTCAGCCGCCGTGCCGGATTGGTCGATCTCTGAGCTCGATATTCCTCAGATCTCCGAGGATTCGGTGGATCAA GTCGTTGAGATACGGCGAGACCTTGATCTTTATAAAGCTTTACTTTGTTTTAGGATTTACCATAGTGCTtcgtttaattttgtttttgcttgCCAAGGGAACATGGCATCGAGAAGATCAAACCCTCGCGATTCTGATAGGATGCGAACTCGAACTGGTAGTGTTAACGTGGAACGCATTCGATCCGGAGATGTGAGCGAAGCGCTCACAGAAGTTCTTCGTGAGGAGACCCGACTTCCGCGGGCTTCAACCCAAGAGGTAAAGGACCTCGAGGGTGAAAAGTCTGCTGCTTGTGTTAAGTCGAGTAGCCCGACAGGTTCGGAGGGGCGTGACCGTCCCCCGAAGAAGGCTAAAACGAATGGTTCATACCATCGTCTCGGTGTTTCGGGTGAAGCGGCTGTTGCTAAACCGTTTCATTGGCGGTTTTCTCACTCCAAGGATTTCCCTATTACGGAGGACCCGGATAGTGTTGCTCACTTGGTCAGGCACTTCAAACCTGATGGGTGTCCGCTTCCTTCTTTGCGAAATATGACGGAACGCGAGGCTTATGTGAAGATGGCTGTGGCCCATGCTAAG GCTATGGAGGCTAACAACGAGTTCACGGCGACTTTAGAGAAACACCTACAGGATGTTCCGCGTTCTGACGAGCTTTATGAAATAAAGAAGGTCGTTCGAGAACTAAAGCTTGGTCTGAAGATGGCTCAGGATCGAGAGCGTGCCAATGCTGCTCAACTGGCCGCTGCTGAAAAGTTGGGGAATCAGACTGCTTCGCTCGAAGCTCGTCTGCGAGTTGTGAGTAACGAGAGGAAATCGGCCCTCAAGCAAGTTTCCTTTTTGGAAGTGAAGGTTGAATCTTCTGCTAATAAGTTCTCTAACGACTTTCGTCGCGCAACTTATAATGCCAAAAAGGCTCTGGTGGATAGCTACTTGGATGTGTTGGTATCTCTGAAGGagaagtgggagaagaagaaggccgCAACTGATTGTGAAGCTCGTCTTTGGGAGGACATGGCAAATATAGATCTCTTGAAGGAGATCATGAACAACAATCTTTTGGGTTCAGTCGAGTTGTTACGACTTCGAACAAAGGAGGTCGAGCTCGGGTCCGAGCTCGATGTGATGGCAATTTCGGATTTCTCCGTTGGGAAGCTCGATCTGCCTTAG
- the LOC106404429 gene encoding uncharacterized protein LOC106404429, with protein sequence MATTFAPDIDMVIEETRRTPFTNKIASVRLHHVGKLKFPEYAGNTDPKAPVRAFRLAISRAHLTDNEKEAGYCHLLAKNLTGAALEWFAGLEENSIDNFTQLVSTFLKQYSVFIETRVTEADLWNLKQAPFKPLRAYLNKFREIKAKISHPNEVVALAALKNGVWFSSKFREELAVRAPISLDDALHRASYFATHEEEVAALKDQYSANKNNATKKPTAPKEQATKGQHSYTINNSPQKSSTYDLSKYCAFHDRKGHSTEECRVALRSQNENNKNQRRNRSGRGRASDSKI encoded by the coding sequence ATGGCAACGACCTTTGCCCCAGATATCGACATGGTCATCGAGGAAACAAGAAGGACTCCATTTACAAACAAAATTGCCAGCGTGAGGCTGCATCATGTTGGGAAATTAAAATTCCCCGAATACGCAGGAAACACGGACCCAAAGGCCCCCGTACGAGCCTTCCGTCTAGCAATATCGAGAGCACACCTCACCGACAACGAAAAAGAGGCCGGTTACTGCCACTTATTAGCCAAGAACCTCACGGGAGccgccctcgaatggttcgctgGACTAGAAGAAAACTCGATTGACAATTTCACTCAGTTGGTATCTacattcctcaaacagtactcagTCTTCATAGAAACAAGAGTTACCGAGGCAGATCTTTGGAATCTCAAGCAAGCGCCTTTCAAGCCGTTGAGAGCGTACCTAAACAAGTTCAGAGAAATCAAAGCCAAGATTTCGCATCCAAACGAGGTCGTCGCCTTGGCAGCATTGAAGAATGGCGTTTGGTTCTCATCCAAATTTAGGGAAGAACTGGCAGTACGAGCACCTATCTCGTTGGATGACGCCTTACACCGAGCCTCGTACTTCGCTACCCACGAGGAGGAGGTCGCAGCCTTAAAGGACCAGTATAGCGCGAACAAGAATAATGCAACCAAAAAGCCAACCGCGCCTAAAGAACAAGCGACCAAAGGGCAACATTCCTACACAATAAACAACTCGCCGCAAAAATCTTCCACATACGACCTCAGCAAATATTGCGCCTTTCATGACCGCAAAGGCCATTCGACTGAAGAGTGTCGAGTGGCGCTTCGCAGTCAGaacgaaaataataaaaaccagCGAAGAAACCGGAGTGGAAGAGGAAGAGCCAGTGACTCCAAAATCTAA